The nucleotide sequence CAAGACAAGAGAACCTGAACGAGCACCTACGTCGGGTTCATACCAACCCTGATGGATCTACTCCTACCGAAATCGTTCAATCACCCGGCGACAACGACAGCGAAAAGACGGGCATGAAGCGCAAACGCCACTCAAGCGAGCAGGCCACTGAGGAGTTGACTGAACTCAGGGAAGAAGTCAAACgcttgaaggaggagaatgagaagctGAGGGCCGAGATGAACCAAAACTCCCAACATTCTCTGTCTATGATGGCCCAGATCGCCGAGTTGCAGGACGCTCTGCGTGAAGGTCTCGGACATACCCTGGGAGCTCCCACTGCACAGATGATCTAGGATCCAATCTTGCCTTTGGCAGTCCCCAATTTCAGTGGACCATAAGCAGGAGATCAATGTCTGATGAGCATCACTACAAGCGGTCTGGGCCAGGCCAAGCTCTGGTACCCTCAGGTTTCATTccttgacagcttcatcTGCTTTCACTCAACATATGCACACTCCACTCGGCGTTCGGCCTTATGCATGGTGCTCATGTCTCACATCAAGTATGAGTCCTGGTATGACTCTTTACACTTTTACTCTCAATTTTTCTGGCACGGCGTTTATTCCAAGGTACTGGAACTGAAAGAAATGATATCCCCCTCCTGTTTGATACACAAATACAATGCACACGCACACTTCACATGATCAATGAAAGAATGGCAGATGGATTAGGGGCTATGAAACGGGACCGTATACCAAGGAGTATACATGAGAAATGAACCAAAGGTGTCTGACGGTTGAGCTTTTTTATCTGTAATACCCCCTGTAATATACTAGATGGATGTTATGCGCatcccttttcttctcagATGAGTGCTATTAGAGTTCTCGTTTCAAAATCAAGTTCCTCGTCCTCTAAACTTCCCCTATGGACTTTTTTCTGTGCTTGTGATGCTATGACTCTTGATTTCCGGAAACTTCGGTAGAGTGGCAAAGACACCACAAGTTGCTTCGTAAGCTCATACCGATGCGATGCGGCTCAGCATGTCTTCCATTTTGAACCCCGAGTTCATGCGGTATGTACCTGTACCCCATGAATGCATCCCTAGCCTAGCCCAAAATATACACAGCGCCTGTCTTGCcttatcttctcttctcttggggTGAAGTTTGAAACAGAATCCCAATCATGCAGCTCCGCTTTGTCCTCTTCATATATACATTCGAACCAGTTTTCATGCCGAGAAACCAAATGAGTACGAGGTAAAATTGGAACTTCTTTCAAGGCGACTTCATCGTGCGCCGACAAAACCCGCATCTGCAACCCCTGCTCGTTCTCTAGACGGCCTGCACGTAACTCGCGGGCACACTTCCCGTGACGCCCGccttctcgacctcgaccCAGCCATCGCCCGGGTCATCCTGTACAAGGACGAAGCGTTCGCCTTCAGCCATGGAGTGCTCTGACTCAGCCTGTGCCGTGTATTCGTATAGCGCTTCTACGTAGCGGAGCTTCTTTGCGCCGCGTTTGGGTGCTACTGCGggacccttcttcttggttgaTGGTGCTAGGGAGGATGTTGTGGAGGTGGAATAGGTAGATGATGGTCGGGCTGCGGGAGCGGGAGCAGCGGGTATAGTAACGGCGGTGAATTCGACATATGATGATGGTACGAGACCTTCCTTGTAGCCTGCGCGGACCTTGACCCAGCCGGAGCCGTCTATAACACAATTAGACATCGTCACTAAGGTATCAGAGGTTCAGACTTACCATCAGGTTCCAGCAGTACCACATCTCGACCATCTTGTACTGTGAGTTCACCCTCACCACTAGCTTCGAATGCATACAGcatcttgcccttcttttcttcctttgcaCCACCATTTGTCTCACCGCCGGACCCTGTGATGTAAGCTGCTGGCGGAGGCGCCATGATTCTGTTCTTGCGCATAGTGCCAGATGACTTGGCCGAAGACATGCTTGGCCGTCCTGCGTCTGGTGGTGTTTCCTCTGATGGGCTGAGCTGCCCAGATATGGATCCCGATAGAGATGGGCGTGCCGAGTGAGAGCTTAGAGACGTCATGGTATTGGAACGGGTGAGTTCTGGTCCATCTGAAGCATTAGAATGTACCGATGTCATCGTGGCACTAGGCTTGAGCAGCTTGTTCGCGGCATCCTGGCGTtcggccttgagcttcttgcgcTCATCCTTGGTCTGTTCGCCAGGGCAGTCAGGGGGTACCTTCATCTCACACTTGCTATGGCATGTGTAGCCACAGTCTCGACAATCGAAGCCCTTTGCGCTCAGTCCCCAGATTCTCTCTCCACACAAATCACAATTCGTGGGTATCTTGAACGTTTGACTCTTGAAGTTGTGGTTCTTTGCACCCAACGTCACATCACCCACCACAGATGTGATTGTCGATGTTTCGACTTCAGCCGTCAATCTTTGACGGTCAATAGAATGCAGATCTTCCTGCATTGAGAAGAGTATGCGAACAACTTCCacctcgtccttcttctcttttccttccCTTACTCGCTGCTTGAGTTGTTTGAGACTCTCAACCTCTCGTCGCTTCTTATCAACCTCCCTCCGTAATTCTCCTAGTTGCGACTTGGACTTGCCCAAGACATTGCGCAAGAAGACCTTGGCCGTCTCGTCTACTACCATGGTGCCATCATCGTGCCAAACAGGACTGGCCTCGAAATGCTTGTCGGGTGGTTCATTAAAGGTTCCCATATTGTGTTGTATGTACATCATGGAGTCGAGATGGGGCAAGTTCCTCAGAATCTCGGTGCCTTGGTGCTGGACCATGCCATTGCTTTGTTGCAGCATGTCAGACTCGAGGTTCGTCGCAACAGTCCAGAGACTGTTCAGCTTGGTCGTTCGAAACTCGCTAAGATCCTGTAGACTATCCATAACCTCGGGGACATATTCGTGGTAATATTTCTCCTTCTGCTTATTGGTAACATTGATCGCAATGATATAAGTGTTCTTGGCGTTGTTCATCTCGAAGAGCTGTTGTGTGTAGGCATTctgagccttggccttgtcataATGCGACTCGGTCTTCTTACGCTTAGACTCGACCTCTTGGCAGACAGTGTCGTATTTACCCTTTGTCTTGGCGAGTGAGGCATATGAAGCATCGCGCTCCTGCTCGAGCTTAGTGGCGTAGTCGGAGTGTCGTTTGCGCAATTCTTCAAAACGGCCGCCAAAGAACTTGAGCGGCTCGGCGACCTGAGAAATGAGATTATTGGCGTATCGATCATGTTCGTTGGCGCGGGATTCGAGCGTCGTAAGCTGGGTTGTCCATGTGGTCAAAGAAGCACTGTAGTGGTCGCACAGTGATCAGCGTGTGCTTTCAAGCCAACTCATGAGAGACTGCGTTCGTACCTTTCGAGCGAGCCGGGCGTCATAGCAGGAGTGTCTCCTACACTGAGCTGAGCCGtctttttgttcttcttgtcaaagtACTTCTTGGCAAGTGCTGTAAGCTTTGCGCTATATTCCTTCTCGATGGCTGCGCGCTCGCGGTAGAATTGCTGTATATCTTCAAGCCAGGCGATGCCGTGACCGAGCCATGCATTCGCGGGTTTGAAGCCATCCTAGAACGCTTTCTGTTAGCCATGCGAATGGTGAGGGAGCATATGAAAGGAGCTTCCAATGCAGGCGCAAGACAAAAAGGAGACCACAATGATGCAATATCAACAGCAGGCTATCTTCAGTCAAGTAGGCAACCAACCTTGAGCTCTGAGCCAAAGGTGGGCATCGCGTCCacctcagccatgatgggcaACGTTTGTATTCAAATCGATCTCAGGAGCGAGGGGTAATCAGTCGGCGCGGATGAGACGGAGACATGTACGAGATCGCAGATTCGAGGCCGAGGGTTTATCGAGAGAAAATGGCCCGAGTTATGGAAATAAGTTTGGAATTGAAAGTTATTTGTTAAAGTGAGGTTATAATGGACAATGACAGCCAACGATAGCGGGGGAAGATGAGGCGCAGCTTATGAGGATACagcataaggtaggtaactaAATGGAAGGTCACTTCAACTGAAGAGTAGAACTAGACTAacgaagaaggaagaaggcgcCGCGGCACCGCGCCGCGTGGGCAGCAGCCGATAGAACATGCCCGTCCAACCCTGCAGGTATGGAGAGGGTGGTCAGTTTAGGCTCTAGCGTCCCTAATTTACAGCATTGAGAGCCTAAAACCCCGCCAATGAAGAAATATTGGGGGCGCCCCCATCATACGCCACAGCTAGGAATTGATGGACGGGTGAGACTTTTGGAGCAGGGCAAGCTCTGGACGAGCTGACGAGATCCCTTTCAATTTAGGCTTGGGAAGACTTTGCCGATTTCCGGTCTCAGCCGCATAAAAACCTTTGTCAGAGTCGCATTCatgtatgtaggtaggtacagaCAGTTTGACGTCTTGACTCTCGACATTGTTCTAGAAATGTGTCATGATGGCTAGGTCGAATCGGGCATCATCATATCCCTTTTCCATCAATGCAATAGACCACAAACAAGATATATCCATGCTAGATATACTAGTGCTCTTGTCTGACAGCTTCGACACCGCAAGATTAATGCCCAGCAGCCAAGAAGTAATCAGGCTCAGGGGCTACCTAGTTATGATGACACAGGCGACGGGTCCTCTATGACAGTCTACTTCAGAATATTTCGCTGATACATCTGCAAGGGCAACACTGACCTTTAGTACCCAAAAccaagaaaagagagacgCAGACGCGTACGGAGTAAAACTGGCTGATAATCCACTTGGCAGTGGACATAGTTCGGCGGGTGGTCGGCTCGGATGGAAGCCGAGTGACCCCCGGGGACATGGTCCAGCAGTAACAGTAGCAGTAACAGTAACAGTCGTAGCACGTCATGTAAACTATTCCTAAAACTCCCCTATGCGAAACTAGACCGTTGCTACTATCTAAAACCGTTCTGTCAACTctacttcttcatcatcagttGCTAGCAGTCCTTTCCAGTTattgtctcttcttcttcttcttatcagCGATACCCCTGCCAAGACCAAAGCCTCAAATCTCTCTCACTTAACTTAACCAACCATGGCACTCACACTCCAAACAGCCATTGACAAGAGCAATCCGCTCGCAGAGGCCATTATCGTGCcatccaagcccaaggcccTTACCATCAGCTACTCCAACCTCGAGGCCGACGTGTCCGCCTTCCAGCGCAAGCTCGCCGATCTCGGCATCACAAAAGCCGCGCCTGTTTCTATCGCGCTCGTCAACTCGTACGAGTTCATCGTCTCGTTCCTCGCTGCTTCGTGGCAGCGCGGTATCGCGGCCCCTCTCAACCCGGCTTATAAGCaggatgagtttgagttCTACATCGAAGATGTCAAGAGCGCCATCGTGCTTGTTCCCAAGGGAGCTTGGGCTGCTGGTGCGGCCAGTGTGAAGGCTGCTAAGAAGTTTAACGCTGCTGTTGCCGAGTGTTATTGGGATGCTGCCAAGGGCGAAGTTGCGCTCGATGTCAAGGACTATGGccttctcaagggcaagaaggagaaggttcTCACAGCTGAGCCTGATGATGTTGCTCTCATCCTTCACACCAGGTAAGTTCTTATGATAGCTATGGTAAGCTCATAACTAATAAATTGATAGCGGCACTACTTCGCGGCCCAAGGTGGTGAGTATATCTCCTTGTGATTCCCATTGACAGCTTATACTCACATGAACAGGTCCCTCTCACTCACCGCAACCTGACCCGAACCATGAGTATGCTATACTACACCCCATTTCACTTCATTTACTAACCCTGCCAtagacaacatcaagaacacaTACCAACTCACATCCAAGGACCGAACCATGCTGGTCATGCCTCTGTTCCACGTCCACGGCCTTCTCTGCGGTCTCCTTGCTCCTCTCTTCACCGGTGGTTCTATGGTCGTTCCCACCAAGTTCTCCGCCTCTGAGTTCTGGGTCGATTTCAATACTCACAAGGCCAACTGGTACACTGCCGTGCCTACGATCCACCAgattcttctcaagaaccctCCTCCCAGCCCTAAGCCCGAGATTCGCTTCATCCGATCATGCTCCAGCCCTCTGTCACCCACCATCTTCCAGCAACTTGAGGAGACTTACAACGCCCCCGTTCTCGAGGCTTATGCCATGACCGAGGCTGCTCATCAGATGACATCCAACCCTCTCCCTCCTGCCAAGAGAAAGGCTGGAACTGTTGGTATTGGTCAGGGCGTTGAGGTGAGGATTCTCAATGAGCAGGGCGAGGAGGTTCCTCAGGGCTTTGAGGGTGAGATCTGCATCATTGGCGAGAATGTCACCAAGGGATATCTCAACAACCCTTCCGCCAATGCTTCTTCCTACCACAAGAACGGCTTCTTCCGAACAGGCGATcagggcaagaaggatgaggacggatacatcatcatcaccggcCGTATCAAGGAGCTTATCAACAAGGGAGGTGAGAAGATCAGCCCTATTGAGCTGGACAATGTCTTGACCCGTCACCCTAAGATTGGTGAGGCTGTCAGCTTTGCTATCCCTGACGAGGTGTACGGTCAGGATAttggtgttgctgttgtccTCAAGAACGGCGAGAAGTTGACTGccgaggagctcaaggcttggGTCGCTGAGCGAtctgccaagttcaaggtgcCCAAGAAGGTCAGTTTTCCTTGCAGTATACTTAACACGTAGGGATGGAAGTGCTAACAGTGACTTTAGATCTACTTCACCGAGATCATGCCCAAAACCGCAACTGGCAAGATCCAGCGAAGAATTGTTGCCGAGACCATGATGAGCGCGCCCAAGGCGAAGCTGTAGATGTTGTGTTTGTTTCACAATCGCGTTAGATTCACATTTAGAAGATTACAGGAAGAGGGTtctagaagaagaagttggataGAAATTATTTCCAAAACTGAGGAAGCATCGCTATTTAAATGCGGCTAAAATCGATTTATCCCACGCTGCCTAGCATGTTTATTCCCTGGCCATGATCGTGACCAATGACCTCCGCCGTATCCCCCTCGTTTATATGCCGTCCCGTAAGATACCgaccaactcctccaaatTAATCGCATAATATCCGGTATCTTTTTCCCTTAATCGTACTGTCCATCATGGTCTGCAACCTCGATgatatcatcgtcgtcgttgatGTACAAACGACTATCGTTCCTCTTCAGCCCGGGCTTCTCAGCACCCGGCGCCTGGACCTTTCTGTTGGTCACGGTATGTTGCTCAACCCAAGCTGCTGTGCCATCGGCTGCCTCCCATCGCAGTGGTGACTTGGTGAGTGAGTCCTTGACGTCTCCGTCTGCGGGCTTGGCGCTCGCAGGGTCAACGCCAGCTTCTTGTGCTGTGTGGAGTAGAGCAGCGTTGGCGTCTTGAAGATCGAGGAATACAGAGGTGACTGTGGTGTTGGACTCTGTGTCGCGCTGGAGCAGGATGTAGACTGagggagccatgatgggtTGGTTCCGCAGTTTGTATGGGGATGTGAGGTAGGTGTGGTTTTCAGGTAGAATGTATGGCATAGGTAGGTTGTTGTGTGATTTTGTGTGTAATGGTTTAGGTAAGTAGTGATATGTTTGTTCAATTGTGTGAGTATGGTtaggaaaagaaagatagaggatgaagctgagatattatatatcacATTTAGATCCCACCTCATATGCACGAGCCTCCACTGACACAATCCAATTGCCAGGTGACCTAACTACCTTTAGCTCTACGGAGTATAGATGTCTAAACTGGGCCCCTCCCCCGCCAACAATTGCGCGACTTCTGGCTTGTCATGAGTGGTGTGACTTCTCATAAGGCGGGAGTAGCGCCAAGATTAGCAAGCAAGACATATTACCTATTCAGTTCCTGTCGAGCCGAATTCACTCGCTTCATCTCGAGACCTGAGATCTCCGTGGGGGGGCGAATTGCGCAGTACGGAGAACCAACGCCGAAGCCTTCGGAGCTGAAGCGGAGCCAGCCCGGGTTATAACATCTCCGGCCCGTCCGGTAGTCGCCGATCAAAACAAGTTATGATGTAAAATTTGAACCCATGATATGAAAATTTCTGTGTCATTATATTGAGGACTGAAGAAAAGATATCCTTTCGGCTTGTTGAGGTTTGTCTGTATCGTATGTCATCATGCTATGCGATATCCTTGCTAGTATCCTATGGTGGATATATCGTGCCATGATAGATTTCTGGGGTCACAGTATCTGGGGATCAAGACCACAGTGAAAGCAGAAATTGTATGCCATCATATATCTGAAGCCATGAAACTTGAAGTACCGCAATAACTTCAGTGACGTTGAGTTTTCGGAAAGTTTTACAATCTCGGGAACAAGACAGAATCAGGTTCGCCGAGTTTCCCGATGGCATCGGACTGCGTTGCTTAAAAACAGGGGCTCGTTATTAGGTCAGGGTCCAAGCAGGTATTCGCTCGCTTAGCAGAGCTACCCCTGGAAACAAATACATCATCACTTGACTTCATCGATGGGGCACGCCTTCAGCTTCGTCTCCATCCTCCGTATATCGGCGATCTTCTGCTTTTTCCATCATGAGTCAATTTCTCATGAGAACAGAGCCATGGGATATCTATTTCTAATGAGATGTATCGGAGCAGTCGGACATCTGAAAGGAGCAATGGTTCATATCGACAAAATGAACTGCTATTCTAGCAAATAATAaactctactccgtacacaaGTATACAAAAATAACCCCCCATTTACACCAACATCATTGGCTGAATGTCTGGCCCTGTGTTTCCGTTACAGATAAGTCAATCAAATACCAAACCCTGATCAATATATAAACAATGCACCCATCACCTACGCCTCTACTAGTCACCTATGGATCTCGTACTCGTCGCCAACTGGAAGAGCAGAATCTagtttcttgatctcatgCTTCAAATTTCGAGTCATAACTCcaacgaagaggaagatcgtCGTAATCAGCATCTCTGGTACAACGCTCAGACAGACTTGAACTGCTTTCGAGGTCAAGAAACCTGAAGTTGGGTGTGATATCTTGAGCTGGAGGTATGCGATACCATAGGCAAGGCGCAGTCCAAGGAGAGGAAGGTTGATAAAGACTGCATACATGAGCTTGGAAGTGTCAGTATCTACGTTTCAATCTTGGTGATGGTAGGGTGTTCAACTTACCAGCTTCCCGCCGCGAAAGGAAGATGCACCGTTGTTCGTAGATGACTGACACTTTCCAAAGGACCATAAAGCCCAGATCGCCAGCAGAAACCATGCTAAAGCAATGAGTGCAGAAGCAACCTCGAGCAAGGTCTTGTTGGTGGAAACCGAGTCGC is from Fusarium musae strain F31 chromosome 4, whole genome shotgun sequence and encodes:
- a CDS encoding hypothetical protein (EggNog:ENOG41~BUSCO:EOG09260XMI) codes for the protein MAEVDAMPTFGSELKDGFKPANAWLGHGIAWLEDIQQFYRERAAIEKEYSAKLTALAKKYFDKKNKKTAQLSVGDTPAMTPGSLESASLTTWTTQLTTLESRANEHDRYANNLISQVAEPLKFFGGRFEELRKRHSDYATKLEQERDASYASLAKTKGKYDTVCQEVESKRKKTESHYDKAKAQNAYTQQLFEMNNAKNTYIIAINVTNKQKEKYYHEYVPEVMDSLQDLSEFRTTKLNSLWTVATNLESDMLQQSNGMVQHQGTEILRNLPHLDSMMYIQHNMGTFNEPPDKHFEASPVWHDDGTMVVDETAKVFLRNVLGKSKSQLGELRREVDKKRREVESLKQLKQRVREGKEKKDEVEVVRILFSMQEDLHSIDRQRLTAEVETSTITSVVGDVTLGAKNHNFKSQTFKIPTNCDLCGERIWGLSAKGFDCRDCGYTCHSKCEMKVPPDCPGEQTKDERKKLKAERQDAANKLLKPSATMTSVHSNASDGPELTRSNTMTSLSSHSARPSLSGSISGQLSPSEETPPDAGRPSMSSAKSSGTMRKNRIMAPPPAAYITGSGGETNGGAKEEKKGKMLYAFEASGEGELTVQDGRDVVLLEPDDGSGWVKVRAGYKEGLVPSSYVEFTAVTIPAAPAPAARPSSTYSTSTTSSLAPSTKKKGPAVAPKRGAKKLRYVEALYEYTAQAESEHSMAEGERFVLVQDDPGDGWVEVEKAGVTGSVPASYVQAV
- a CDS encoding hypothetical protein (EggNog:ENOG41), whose amino-acid sequence is MALTLQTAIDKSNPLAEAIIVPSKPKALTISYSNLEADVSAFQRKLADLGITKAAPVSIALVNSYEFIVSFLAASWQRGIAAPLNPAYKQDEFEFYIEDVKSAIVLVPKGAWAAGAASVKAAKKFNAAVAECYWDAAKGEVALDVKDYGLLKGKKEKVLTAEPDDVALILHTSGTTSRPKVVPLTHRNLTRTMNNIKNTYQLTSKDRTMLVMPLFHVHGLLCGLLAPLFTGGSMVVPTKFSASEFWVDFNTHKANWYTAVPTIHQILLKNPPPSPKPEIRFIRSCSSPLSPTIFQQLEETYNAPVLEAYAMTEAAHQMTSNPLPPAKRKAGTVGIGQGVEVRILNEQGEEVPQGFEGEICIIGENVTKGYLNNPSANASSYHKNGFFRTGDQGKKDEDGYIIITGRIKELINKGGEKISPIELDNVLTRHPKIGEAVSFAIPDEVYGQDIGVAVVLKNGEKLTAEELKAWVAERSAKFKVPKKIYFTEIMPKTATGKIQRRIVAETMMSAPKAKL